A genome region from Methylobacterium sp. FF17 includes the following:
- the murC gene encoding UDP-N-acetylmuramate--L-alanine ligase, with product MKLPDKLGPIHFIGIGGIGMSGIAEVMHNLGYTVQGSDANDNANVRRLAEKGMRTFIGHEAGNVEEAALVVVSTAIRRDNPELVAARERRLPVVRRAEMLAELMRFKSCVAIAGTHGKTTTTSLVATLLDAGNLDPTVINGGIINAYGTNARMGEGEWMVVEADESDGTFLKLPADVAIVTNIDPEHLDHFGSFEAVKDAFRRFIDNIPFYGFAVMCIDHPIVQDLVGHIEDRRIITYGENPQADVRLLDVDLRGGQSRFRVMIRDRRPGFRLEMEDLVLPMPGKHNALNATAALAVAHELGVEPEAIRKALAGFGGVKRRFTKTGTWNGALIFDDYGHHPVEIKAVLKAARASTEGNVIAIVQPHRYTRLASLFDDFCTCFNDADTVIVAPVYAAGEAPIEGMDRDGLVSGLKSRGHRDAIALQRSEDLAGIVAGRAKAGDYVICLGAGNITQWAYALPGELAGLDGVTA from the coding sequence ATGAAGCTGCCCGATAAGCTCGGCCCCATCCACTTCATCGGCATCGGCGGCATCGGCATGTCCGGCATCGCCGAGGTGATGCACAACCTCGGCTATACGGTGCAGGGGTCGGACGCCAACGACAACGCCAATGTCCGCCGGCTCGCCGAGAAGGGCATGCGCACCTTCATCGGCCACGAGGCCGGCAACGTCGAGGAGGCCGCCCTGGTGGTGGTCTCCACCGCGATCCGCCGCGACAATCCCGAGCTGGTGGCCGCCCGCGAGCGCCGCCTGCCGGTGGTGCGCCGGGCCGAGATGCTGGCCGAACTGATGCGCTTCAAGTCCTGCGTCGCCATCGCGGGCACCCACGGCAAGACCACGACGACCTCCCTCGTCGCGACCCTGCTCGATGCCGGCAATCTCGACCCCACCGTCATCAACGGCGGCATCATCAACGCCTACGGCACCAACGCCCGCATGGGCGAGGGCGAGTGGATGGTGGTGGAGGCCGACGAATCCGACGGCACCTTCCTGAAGCTGCCGGCCGATGTCGCCATCGTCACCAACATCGATCCCGAGCACCTCGACCATTTCGGCTCGTTCGAGGCGGTCAAGGATGCCTTCCGGCGCTTCATCGACAACATCCCGTTCTACGGGTTTGCCGTGATGTGCATCGATCACCCCATCGTGCAGGATCTGGTCGGCCATATCGAGGATCGCCGCATCATCACCTACGGCGAGAACCCGCAGGCCGATGTCCGCCTCCTCGACGTGGACCTGCGCGGCGGCCAGAGCCGTTTCCGCGTCATGATCCGCGACCGTCGCCCGGGCTTCCGCCTGGAGATGGAGGACCTCGTCCTGCCGATGCCGGGCAAGCACAACGCCCTGAACGCCACCGCGGCGCTCGCCGTCGCGCACGAACTCGGCGTCGAGCCGGAGGCGATCCGCAAGGCGCTGGCCGGCTTCGGCGGCGTCAAGCGCCGCTTCACGAAGACGGGCACTTGGAACGGCGCCCTGATCTTCGACGATTACGGGCACCATCCGGTGGAGATCAAGGCGGTGCTCAAGGCCGCGCGCGCCTCGACCGAGGGCAACGTCATCGCCATCGTGCAGCCGCACCGCTACACCCGGCTCGCCTCCCTGTTCGACGATTTCTGCACCTGCTTCAACGATGCCGACACGGTGATCGTGGCCCCCGTCTACGCGGCCGGCGAAGCGCCGATCGAGGGCATGGACCGCGACGGCCTCGTCTCGGGCCTCAAATCCCGCGGCCACCGCGACGCCATCGCGCTCCAGCGCTCGGAGGATCTCGCCGGCATCGTCGCCGGCCGCGCCAAGGCCGGCGACTACGTCATCTGTCTCGGCGCCGGCAACATCACGCAATGGGCCTACGCGCTGCCGGGCGAACTCGCCGGTCTGGATGGTGTGACGGCGTGA
- a CDS encoding quinoprotein dehydrogenase-associated SoxYZ-like carrier, translating into MTRSLAKPALARCLLTALALALPLAGTVVTPHPVQAAGASDDEAERLARWKEIQKSIFGEKAIGTTDSLVKVDAPVRALDASLVPITLTMPDKDRIAAVHLIIDDNPSPYAARIAFGPGADAGEIKLRVRVNNYTNIHAVVETKDGQLFETTKFVKASGGCSAPMGMSDEEAMKGMGDMKMKFAEGQPGRPQEATLMIRHPNFSGMQMNQITRDYTPARYINKVAITRGDQAVLTLDGDISIAANPVINFGLRSGVQGPIKVVASDNQNGRWEHSFTAPSATN; encoded by the coding sequence ATGACGCGCTCGCTCGCCAAACCCGCCCTCGCCCGCTGCCTTCTGACGGCCCTCGCCCTGGCCCTGCCGCTCGCCGGCACCGTCGTGACGCCTCACCCGGTCCAAGCCGCCGGCGCCTCGGACGACGAAGCCGAGCGCCTCGCCCGCTGGAAGGAGATCCAGAAGTCGATCTTCGGCGAGAAGGCAATCGGGACGACCGACAGCCTGGTGAAGGTCGATGCACCGGTGCGGGCGCTCGATGCCTCCCTGGTGCCCATCACCCTGACCATGCCGGACAAGGACCGGATCGCGGCCGTCCACCTCATCATCGACGACAACCCGTCGCCCTACGCAGCACGCATCGCCTTCGGCCCCGGGGCCGATGCCGGCGAGATCAAGCTGCGGGTACGCGTGAACAACTACACCAACATCCACGCGGTGGTGGAGACCAAGGACGGCCAACTCTTCGAGACGACGAAGTTCGTGAAGGCGTCGGGCGGCTGCTCGGCGCCCATGGGCATGAGCGACGAGGAGGCGATGAAGGGCATGGGCGACATGAAGATGAAGTTTGCGGAAGGCCAGCCCGGACGCCCGCAGGAGGCGACGCTGATGATCCGCCATCCGAACTTCAGCGGCATGCAGATGAACCAGATCACCCGCGACTACACCCCGGCCCGCTACATCAACAAGGTCGCGATCACGCGCGGGGACCAGGCCGTGCTGACGCTCGACGGCGACATCTCGATCGCCGCGAACCCGGTCATCAATTTCGGGCTCCGGTCCGGCGTGCAAGGCCCGATCAAGGTGGTGGCGTCGGACAACCAGAACGGCCGCTGGGAGCACAGCTTCACGGCGCCGAGCGCGACCAACTGA
- a CDS encoding quinoprotein relay system zinc metallohydrolase 2 has protein sequence MRTDAVRLGATRRGALFGGLCLCCLPTLGRAEGFDLSEVGPGIFIRRGPDTEATRENDDAIANIGFIIGDRSVLVTESGGSLADGAWLRAEIVKRTDKPISHVVLSHVHPDHCFGAGAFAQDKPVYVGHAALRAALDARGDYYRGRLAEILGPERVGPVVYPTLEVADAAEIDLGGRTLHVRAHGVAHTNCDLSLRDSASGILFPADLLFVTRIPSLDGSLTGWLKEVERLRATGAAKAVPGHGPTLVDLAPALDDLTRYLTTLRDGTRSAIAADMPIETAVRTVGQAERDRWVLFDTYHGRNITQAFKELEWE, from the coding sequence ATGCGGACGGATGCGGTCCGGCTGGGCGCAACGCGGCGCGGTGCCCTGTTCGGAGGCCTGTGCCTCTGCTGCCTGCCGACGCTCGGCCGCGCGGAGGGTTTCGACCTGAGCGAGGTCGGCCCCGGCATCTTCATCCGGCGCGGGCCCGACACCGAGGCGACCCGCGAGAACGACGACGCCATCGCCAATATCGGCTTCATCATCGGCGACCGATCGGTGCTCGTCACCGAATCCGGCGGCAGCCTCGCCGACGGCGCCTGGCTGCGCGCCGAGATCGTCAAGCGCACGGACAAGCCGATCAGCCACGTGGTGCTCAGCCATGTCCACCCGGACCATTGTTTCGGGGCGGGAGCCTTCGCGCAGGACAAGCCGGTCTATGTGGGGCATGCCGCGCTCCGGGCCGCCCTCGACGCGCGGGGCGACTATTATCGCGGCCGCCTCGCCGAGATCCTCGGGCCCGAGCGGGTCGGTCCCGTCGTCTATCCCACCCTCGAAGTGGCGGATGCGGCTGAGATCGACCTCGGTGGGCGTACGCTGCACGTCAGGGCCCACGGCGTGGCGCATACGAACTGCGACCTGTCCCTCCGCGATTCTGCCAGCGGCATCCTGTTTCCGGCCGACCTCCTCTTCGTCACCCGCATCCCCTCCCTCGACGGCAGCCTCACCGGCTGGCTGAAGGAAGTGGAACGGCTGCGCGCCACCGGTGCGGCCAAGGCTGTGCCGGGCCACGGGCCGACCCTCGTCGACCTCGCTCCGGCCCTCGACGACCTCACCCGCTATCTCACCACCCTCCGCGACGGGACCCGCTCGGCGATCGCAGCGGACATGCCGATCGAAACGGCCGTGCGAACGGTCGGGCAGGCCGAGCGCGACCGGTGGGTCCTGTTCGACACCTATCACGGCCGCAACATCACCCAGGCCTTCAAGGAACTGGAGTGGGAGTGA
- a CDS encoding CobW family GTP-binding protein, giving the protein MSDSPNPTAKIPVTVLTGYLGAGKTTLLNRILTENHGKRYAVIVNEFGEIGIDNDLIIGADEEVFEMNNGCVCCTVRGDLIRIMDGLVKRRGKFDAIIVETTGLADPAPVAQTFFIDEDVGAAARLDAVVTVADAKWLSDRLKDAPEAKNQIAFADVILLNKADLVEEADLARVEGLIRGINPYAKVHRTERCAVPLDAVLERNAFDLGRILDIEPDFLEEGHHHHHDDEMQSVSARIDGPVDPEKFMPWISTLTQIQGPDILRCKGIVAFPNEPQRFVFQGVHQILDGDLQGPWKDDEPRVSRVVFIGRKLDPAEIRAGFEECKAA; this is encoded by the coding sequence ATGTCCGACAGCCCCAACCCCACCGCCAAGATCCCCGTCACCGTGCTCACCGGCTATCTCGGCGCGGGCAAGACCACCCTCCTCAACCGCATCCTCACCGAGAACCACGGCAAGCGCTACGCGGTCATCGTCAACGAGTTCGGCGAGATCGGCATCGACAACGACCTCATCATCGGCGCCGACGAGGAGGTTTTCGAGATGAACAACGGCTGTGTCTGCTGCACCGTGCGCGGCGACCTCATCCGCATCATGGACGGACTGGTGAAGCGGCGCGGCAAGTTCGACGCGATCATCGTGGAGACCACGGGGCTGGCCGATCCCGCCCCCGTCGCCCAGACCTTCTTCATCGACGAGGACGTGGGCGCCGCCGCCCGCCTCGACGCCGTGGTGACGGTGGCCGACGCCAAGTGGCTCTCGGACCGCCTGAAGGATGCGCCCGAGGCCAAGAACCAGATCGCCTTCGCGGACGTCATCCTGCTCAACAAGGCCGATCTCGTGGAGGAGGCGGACCTCGCCCGCGTCGAAGGCCTGATCCGTGGGATCAACCCCTACGCCAAGGTCCACCGGACCGAGCGCTGCGCCGTGCCCCTGGACGCTGTGCTGGAGCGCAACGCCTTCGATCTCGGCCGCATCCTCGACATCGAGCCGGACTTCCTGGAGGAGGGCCACCACCACCATCACGACGACGAGATGCAGTCGGTCTCCGCCCGCATCGACGGCCCGGTGGACCCCGAGAAGTTCATGCCCTGGATCTCGACCCTGACGCAGATCCAGGGTCCCGATATCCTGCGCTGCAAGGGCATCGTCGCCTTCCCCAACGAGCCGCAGCGCTTCGTTTTCCAGGGCGTCCACCAGATCCTCGACGGAGACCTGCAGGGGCCGTGGAAGGACGACGAGCCCCGCGTCTCGCGGGTGGTGTTCATCGGGCGCAAGCTCGACCCGGCCGAAATCCGCGCCGGGTTCGAAGAGTGCAAGGCGGCCTGA
- a CDS encoding TetR/AcrR family transcriptional regulator, giving the protein MRDTRAELLLQGEVLVRRRGYAGFSYADLAEAVGIRKASIHHHFPTKPDLARALVAAYDARYDAALAAILSDEPNAIGRIAAYGRLYLGGVEAGLGCLCAALAIEGEALPEPVRAEITRFFEKHIAWLEAVLTAGIATGQVRAGVVPAATARMVVATLEGALLMERLLAGPAGFRDTLDALCAALRSAGVSSRSDDTI; this is encoded by the coding sequence ATGAGGGACACCCGGGCCGAACTCCTGCTGCAGGGCGAGGTCCTCGTGCGTCGGCGGGGCTATGCGGGCTTCAGCTACGCCGACCTCGCCGAGGCGGTGGGGATCCGCAAGGCGAGCATCCACCACCATTTCCCGACCAAACCGGATCTCGCCCGCGCCCTCGTGGCGGCTTACGACGCGCGCTATGACGCGGCGCTTGCCGCAATTCTCTCGGACGAACCGAATGCGATCGGGCGGATCGCGGCCTACGGGCGGCTCTATCTCGGTGGCGTCGAGGCCGGGCTCGGCTGCCTCTGCGCTGCCCTGGCGATCGAGGGGGAGGCCCTGCCCGAACCCGTGCGCGCCGAGATCACGCGTTTCTTCGAGAAGCACATCGCCTGGCTCGAGGCGGTGCTGACTGCGGGGATCGCCACGGGTCAGGTCCGCGCCGGCGTGGTGCCGGCCGCCACCGCCCGCATGGTGGTGGCGACCCTGGAGGGTGCTCTCCTGATGGAGCGCCTGCTCGCCGGTCCGGCCGGGTTCCGGGACACGCTCGATGCCCTCTGCGCGGCCTTGCGGAGCGCCGGGGTTTCATCGCGGAGCGATGATACAATATAA
- the murG gene encoding undecaprenyldiphospho-muramoylpentapeptide beta-N-acetylglucosaminyltransferase — translation MTVATATILLCAGGTGGHLFPAESLAHALRARGVRVVLATDARVDSIAAGFPASEIVTIASATPSGRSLIQRGTAFLTLGRGFGVAAREIRRIDPAAIVGFGGYPTVPPMLAGQLLRVPTILHEQNAVMGRANAFLARGARAIATGFREVRGVPAKALAPRTHTGNPLRPAVLDAARTAYPPSAPGDPLHLLVFGGSQGARVMGEVVPNAIANLPADLRARLHLVQQVRAEDLTQVQNLYLGLGLAGFEAAPFFKDLPARMAAAHLVIGRSGASTVSELAAIGRPAILVPLPGALDQDQAANAATLSAIGAAQAIVQSAFTPDRLTAELVDLFTNPEKLTAAASAAKSAGIHDAAERLADIVVATAART, via the coding sequence TTGACGGTCGCGACAGCCACGATCCTGCTCTGTGCCGGGGGCACGGGCGGGCATCTCTTCCCCGCCGAGAGTCTCGCCCACGCCCTGCGCGCCCGGGGCGTGCGAGTGGTGCTGGCGACCGATGCCCGCGTGGATTCCATCGCCGCCGGCTTTCCGGCCTCCGAGATCGTCACCATCGCCTCGGCGACCCCCTCCGGGCGTTCCCTGATCCAGCGCGGCACCGCCTTCCTCACCCTCGGACGTGGCTTCGGCGTCGCGGCCCGGGAGATCCGTCGGATCGATCCGGCGGCCATCGTGGGCTTCGGCGGCTATCCCACCGTGCCGCCTATGCTCGCCGGACAGCTCCTGCGCGTGCCGACCATCCTGCACGAGCAGAACGCCGTGATGGGTCGGGCCAACGCCTTCCTGGCACGGGGCGCCCGCGCCATCGCCACGGGGTTCCGGGAGGTGCGCGGCGTGCCCGCGAAGGCCCTCGCCCCACGGACCCATACCGGCAATCCCTTGCGCCCGGCGGTGCTCGACGCGGCGCGGACCGCCTATCCGCCATCGGCCCCGGGCGATCCGCTCCACCTCCTGGTGTTCGGCGGCAGCCAGGGCGCCCGCGTGATGGGCGAGGTCGTGCCGAACGCCATCGCCAACCTGCCGGCGGACCTGCGCGCGCGCCTCCACCTCGTGCAACAGGTGCGGGCCGAGGACCTGACGCAGGTCCAGAACCTCTATCTCGGGCTGGGGCTCGCCGGCTTCGAGGCGGCGCCCTTCTTCAAGGACCTGCCGGCCCGCATGGCGGCCGCCCACCTCGTCATCGGGCGCTCGGGCGCCTCGACGGTCTCGGAACTCGCCGCCATCGGCCGGCCCGCGATCCTCGTGCCGCTCCCCGGCGCCCTCGACCAGGACCAGGCGGCCAACGCCGCGACCCTCAGTGCTATCGGTGCGGCGCAGGCCATCGTCCAATCCGCCTTCACGCCGGACCGCCTCACGGCGGAACTCGTCGACCTCTTCACGAACCCTGAAAAATTGACCGCGGCGGCCTCAGCGGCCAAAAGCGCCGGAATTCATGATGCCGCCGAGCGGCTCGCCGACATCGTCGTGGCGACGGCGGCGCGTACCTGA
- a CDS encoding FtsW/RodA/SpoVE family cell cycle protein encodes MMSRAERTPLTDWWWTVDRGLLAGLGALMVAGLVFLMGGGPPVAEKIGLPTFHFLNRQALYLAPTLIIIVAVSFLSLRHIRRVALFTWMMGVALCILAGKFGPEIKGAHRWIQFGPFGLQPSEFVKPAFVVVAAWAFSEGAQRRDMPGGFLAILLLPVTIVPLVLQPDFGQTMLITIVWCALFFVAGLHWFWVAGLGVLGILGVGVAYQFLHHVRDRIDRFMSTEPGENFQAFWAQQSFNSGGWLGVGPGEGLAKRHLPDAHTDFLFSVVGEEFGVLICLGLVLLFAYLVMRGLKLARRTDDTFSRLAITGLVTLFGMQACINMAVNVQLMPAKGMTLPFVSYGGSSMLSLALGMGFLVALTRKRPRTTTLSQKPPGTAPATIAGVMR; translated from the coding sequence ATGATGTCCCGCGCGGAACGCACGCCCCTGACCGACTGGTGGTGGACCGTCGACCGTGGTCTGCTGGCCGGCCTCGGCGCGCTCATGGTGGCGGGGCTGGTCTTCCTCATGGGTGGCGGCCCGCCCGTGGCGGAGAAGATCGGCCTGCCGACCTTCCACTTCCTCAACCGGCAGGCACTGTACCTCGCGCCGACCCTCATCATCATCGTTGCCGTGTCGTTCCTGTCCCTGCGCCACATCCGGCGCGTGGCCCTCTTCACCTGGATGATGGGAGTGGCGCTCTGCATCCTGGCCGGCAAGTTCGGGCCGGAGATCAAGGGCGCCCACCGCTGGATCCAGTTCGGGCCCTTCGGCCTGCAGCCGTCGGAATTCGTGAAGCCCGCCTTCGTGGTGGTGGCCGCCTGGGCCTTTTCGGAGGGCGCGCAGCGCCGCGACATGCCGGGCGGGTTCCTGGCGATCCTGCTCCTGCCGGTCACCATCGTGCCCCTCGTGCTCCAGCCGGATTTCGGCCAGACCATGCTCATCACCATCGTGTGGTGCGCGCTGTTCTTCGTGGCCGGCCTGCACTGGTTCTGGGTGGCGGGTCTCGGTGTCCTGGGCATCCTCGGCGTCGGCGTCGCCTATCAGTTCCTGCATCACGTGCGCGACCGCATCGACCGGTTCATGAGCACGGAACCGGGTGAGAACTTCCAGGCCTTCTGGGCGCAGCAATCGTTCAATTCCGGCGGCTGGCTGGGTGTCGGACCCGGCGAAGGCCTCGCCAAGCGCCACCTGCCCGACGCGCATACGGACTTCCTGTTCTCCGTCGTCGGCGAGGAATTCGGTGTCCTGATCTGCCTCGGCCTCGTGTTGCTGTTCGCCTACCTCGTCATGCGGGGCCTCAAGCTGGCCCGCCGCACCGACGACACCTTCTCCCGCCTCGCCATCACCGGGCTCGTCACCCTGTTCGGGATGCAGGCCTGCATCAACATGGCGGTGAACGTCCAGCTCATGCCGGCCAAGGGCATGACCCTGCCGTTCGTCTCCTATGGCGGCTCGTCGATGCTGTCGCTGGCGCTGGGCATGGGATTCCTCGTGGCCTTGACCCGCAAGCGCCCGCGCACCACCACCCTGAGCCAGAAGCCGCCGGGCACCGCCCCGGCGACCATCGCCGGAGTGATGCGTTGA
- a CDS encoding rhodanese-like domain-containing protein, whose product MRQRLLRIAVAGTAALLLTAAGPAMERPADSPVNVPEPDGIWTGPQRGYTPATLSGAVVVDIDALDALIARDRPVLLDVSLADRRPAGFPADRPWLPAHRSVPGAVWMANAGAAPLEPGREDLFLKRVADLTGGDKGRAIVTFCHPECWGSWNAAKRLVLQGYGRVHWFPDGIEGWQERHPTTVIPEDAAWANGRAGGEAQR is encoded by the coding sequence ATGAGGCAGCGGCTTCTCCGCATCGCCGTCGCGGGAACCGCCGCGCTCCTCCTGACGGCGGCCGGCCCGGCCATGGAACGTCCGGCGGATTCCCCCGTCAACGTGCCCGAACCGGATGGGATCTGGACCGGACCGCAGCGGGGCTACACTCCGGCCACCCTCTCGGGCGCCGTGGTCGTCGACATCGATGCCCTCGATGCCCTGATCGCCCGCGACAGGCCGGTGCTCCTCGACGTGTCCCTGGCCGATCGGCGGCCGGCCGGCTTCCCCGCCGATCGGCCCTGGCTCCCTGCCCACCGCTCCGTGCCGGGCGCGGTCTGGATGGCCAATGCCGGGGCAGCGCCCCTCGAGCCCGGCCGGGAGGACCTGTTCCTCAAACGCGTGGCGGACCTCACGGGCGGCGACAAGGGCCGGGCCATCGTCACCTTCTGCCATCCCGAATGCTGGGGCAGCTGGAACGCGGCCAAGCGGCTGGTGCTCCAGGGCTATGGCCGCGTGCACTGGTTCCCGGACGGCATCGAGGGCTGGCAGGAGCGCCACCCCACCACGGTCATTCCCGAGGACGCGGCCTGGGCGAACGGGCGGGCCGGGGGCGAAGCCCAGCGCTAG
- the panB gene encoding 3-methyl-2-oxobutanoate hydroxymethyltransferase, producing the protein MSQAVQSRRIHAIDLAKRKSEGAKIIALTAYHAHTAGILDPYCDFILVGDSLGMLMHGMESTLPVTLEMMIVQAQAVMRGTSRALIVVDMPFGSYEASPQQAFLNAARVLKETGAGAIKMEGGARFAETVAFLVERGVPVMGHIGLTPQSVNTMGGFKVQGRDPDGERRLMADARAINDAGAFAIVMEGIVEPVARAIATAPEITTPTIGIGATMACDGQILVLEDMLGLSERVPKFVKRFGTLRGQIEAAVKDYAEEVRSGSFPAEEHTYPPL; encoded by the coding sequence ATGTCGCAAGCCGTGCAGTCCCGCCGTATCCATGCGATCGACCTGGCCAAGCGGAAGAGCGAGGGCGCCAAGATCATCGCCCTGACCGCCTATCACGCGCACACCGCCGGCATCCTCGACCCGTATTGCGACTTCATCCTGGTGGGCGATTCCCTCGGCATGCTGATGCACGGCATGGAATCGACCCTGCCGGTGACGCTCGAGATGATGATCGTCCAGGCCCAGGCCGTGATGCGCGGGACCTCGCGGGCGCTCATCGTGGTGGACATGCCCTTCGGCTCCTACGAGGCGAGCCCGCAGCAGGCCTTCCTCAACGCCGCCCGCGTGCTCAAGGAGACGGGGGCCGGGGCGATCAAGATGGAGGGGGGCGCGCGCTTCGCCGAGACCGTGGCCTTCCTGGTGGAGCGCGGCGTGCCGGTGATGGGCCATATCGGCCTCACGCCCCAGTCGGTGAACACCATGGGGGGCTTCAAGGTGCAGGGCCGCGATCCGGACGGCGAGCGCCGGCTGATGGCGGATGCCCGCGCCATCAACGACGCGGGCGCCTTCGCCATCGTGATGGAGGGCATCGTCGAGCCCGTGGCGCGGGCCATCGCCACCGCCCCCGAGATCACCACGCCGACCATCGGCATCGGCGCCACCATGGCCTGCGACGGGCAGATCCTCGTCCTGGAGGACATGCTGGGCCTGAGCGAGCGCGTGCCGAAATTCGTGAAGCGCTTCGGCACCCTGCGGGGCCAGATCGAGGCCGCTGTGAAGGATTACGCCGAGGAGGTCCGCTCCGGCAGCTTCCCGGCCGAGGAGCACACGTATCCGCCGCTCTGA